TCCTTAGTGATATCACCACGGCGGAAATGTTGAGGCGCTTCTACGATAGTTTTCTCAATCTTATTAACATCAGTAACGTAGTTTACGTGCAACATCAATTGATAGCGATTAACTTTAGATAAGGCTTTTAACTCGGCTTCACTGGCATAAGCATTACCGATGATTACATCATCAATCAACCCAGAAGCCCAGAGATGCATTGCTTGCACATCAATTGGTAAATTACGGTCTTGCTCAAGCGTTGGTAAACCATCTTCCACGTTCCAAGGTCCCATTTGACCTACTTGACTTGAGACAAAAGCGGCTGAATGAATGCCAAACTTTTTGAAGCGTTCAGAACAAGCGATAAAGAAGTCGTAAGGTAAGCCAGTACCGCGTTGAGGATAAAAATTGTGACAGCCATAAATAAACGGTGTATTAGCTTGGTAAGAAATAATATTGTTAAGATAGTCAACATTATTACTCATGTTGAGTTCAATGATTAGACCATATGGGTTGTAAGAAAGCATTGCTTCAATTGCACCATCAAATGTTGTGTCAAGACGGATGCCTGCTGCACCAATATCAGCAAAAAATTTCAGGTCATCATAGCTGACACCTAGTTGTTTGAAGATTGCAGGATTAACATCTAAAAAAGTTTGAAATCCCAATTTATTGCCATATTCAATGATTTTTTTATACTTAGCTTTGGTTTCTTCAGGGCTGCCTTGTACTTCAAGCATACTCATGAAGATACGAGAAAAGCCATATTTGTGAGCTAAGTCCAGATAGTGAGCGTTGCCTTCAAATTTGCTGTGGCCTGGATAAATTGACAGACCTAAAGATCTCATTGTCATAATAGTACCTCATTTTTGATAATTGTCTATACCAATTATATGATATTTTTTATTATAGGTCTAGTCCAAAAGCGACGAGATAGTTTATATTTTGGTAGGGTGTCTCGCTACGTTTTTAATTAAGCAGGTGTTATATTTAAAGTACAGGGTATGTGTTAAGAAGGAGAAATTAAGATGGATAATTTTGATCAAGAATCTGGTCAACAGCAATATGCTAATGATT
This is a stretch of genomic DNA from Lactobacillus crispatus. It encodes these proteins:
- a CDS encoding DUF871 domain-containing protein translates to MTMRSLGLSIYPGHSKFEGNAHYLDLAHKYGFSRIFMSMLEVQGSPEETKAKYKKIIEYGNKLGFQTFLDVNPAIFKQLGVSYDDLKFFADIGAAGIRLDTTFDGAIEAMLSYNPYGLIIELNMSNNVDYLNNIISYQANTPFIYGCHNFYPQRGTGLPYDFFIACSERFKKFGIHSAAFVSSQVGQMGPWNVEDGLPTLEQDRNLPIDVQAMHLWASGLIDDVIIGNAYASEAELKALSKVNRYQLMLHVNYVTDVNKIEKTIVEAPQHFRRGDITKDVIRSTMPRVTYADIPNPVHDNNVEFQRGDIIIGNDNFGHYKNELQIVLEPHKESRMNKVGSIRSDELFLLDFIKPWSKFKLIGNK